One part of the Salinivirga cyanobacteriivorans genome encodes these proteins:
- a CDS encoding nuclear transport factor 2 family protein, with amino-acid sequence MYYIRIAITLMALTFAVSASMGQKDRLMIQKVIEEGYVQGLHNKGDLQKTAASFHPGFNLLGVRNNMLTKFPIYSWLESSKQRREKSEDKRTSRTIAKYPMIDITGNAAIAKVELYKDDKKIFTDYLSLYRFNEGWRIVSKIYHDHR; translated from the coding sequence ATGTATTATATCAGAATTGCAATTACACTAATGGCACTCACCTTTGCAGTTTCAGCCAGCATGGGTCAAAAAGACAGGCTAATGATTCAAAAGGTAATTGAAGAAGGTTATGTTCAAGGTCTGCATAACAAGGGCGATCTTCAAAAAACAGCAGCTAGTTTCCACCCCGGGTTTAATTTACTTGGTGTGCGTAATAATATGCTTACTAAATTCCCAATATATTCATGGCTGGAATCGAGCAAACAGCGCAGAGAAAAGTCTGAAGATAAGCGGACATCAAGAACCATTGCAAAGTACCCTATGATAGACATTACGGGCAACGCTGCAATTGCAAAGGTTGAACTCTACAAAGACGACAAAAAAATCTTCACAGATTATCTATCGCTGTATAGATTTAATGAGGGTTGGCGTATAGTCAGTAAAATCTACCATGATCACAGATAA
- a CDS encoding FAD-dependent oxidoreductase gives MNTYDVIILGKGPAGIIAGVTAKKQNPDKSILMIGEEDKGLVPCGIPYVFHRLDDVSKNAMGPKPFLDAGGEVVVDKAVGVDLDARKVKVASGAEFGFERLVFATGSEPVVPKFINGYDLKGVFYVKKSYQYIEHLKEKANEAKNIVIIGGGFIGAEVAEQMHLEGKANVSLIELEDQCFSKAFSKELATIATDKLRDTGLNVLTSTKVDHLEGENGEVQSVVTSAGEQIPADMVIMSIGYSPNTALAKDAGVDLNSIGAIRIDNFGRTNKNHVYAVGDCAGTIGFLTGREDNIMLASTATAEARILGYNMFGIKIKRCFSGTLGVFSTEVNNLSMASAGVNENTASEAGVEYLTAKFSDVDRHPGTLDDTQPLTVRLFASVSDGSILGGEVWGGKSSGEIINTISMAIQKRVTVYELVSFQIGTHPLLTTAPTKNVMIKAAEGIIAQLHK, from the coding sequence ATGAACACATACGACGTAATAATTTTAGGAAAAGGACCAGCCGGAATTATAGCTGGAGTGACAGCAAAAAAGCAAAACCCTGATAAAAGCATATTGATGATTGGTGAAGAAGATAAAGGTCTTGTGCCTTGCGGAATTCCTTATGTTTTTCATCGGTTAGATGATGTTTCGAAAAATGCAATGGGCCCCAAGCCCTTTTTGGATGCAGGAGGGGAGGTAGTTGTTGACAAGGCTGTTGGTGTCGATCTGGATGCAAGAAAAGTAAAAGTAGCATCTGGAGCCGAATTCGGGTTTGAACGCCTTGTTTTTGCCACGGGTTCTGAACCTGTAGTACCAAAGTTTATTAATGGTTATGATCTGAAAGGTGTTTTTTATGTAAAGAAGAGCTATCAATACATTGAACATTTGAAAGAAAAAGCTAATGAGGCTAAAAATATTGTTATTATTGGTGGTGGTTTTATTGGTGCTGAAGTGGCTGAGCAGATGCATCTGGAAGGAAAAGCAAATGTATCATTGATAGAACTAGAAGATCAGTGTTTCAGTAAAGCTTTTTCTAAGGAGCTGGCTACTATTGCCACTGATAAACTTAGAGATACCGGATTAAATGTTTTGACTTCTACCAAAGTCGATCATCTGGAAGGAGAGAATGGGGAGGTTCAGTCTGTTGTTACATCAGCAGGTGAACAAATTCCGGCCGATATGGTAATTATGTCAATTGGCTATAGTCCCAACACAGCCCTGGCTAAAGATGCCGGTGTGGATTTAAATAGCATTGGTGCAATTCGTATTGATAATTTTGGAAGAACCAATAAAAATCATGTTTATGCTGTAGGTGACTGTGCCGGTACAATAGGCTTTTTGACTGGCCGGGAGGACAATATTATGTTGGCCTCAACAGCAACCGCAGAAGCTCGTATTTTAGGATACAATATGTTTGGGATAAAAATTAAACGCTGTTTTTCAGGAACACTGGGCGTTTTCTCAACTGAAGTGAATAATCTTTCAATGGCTTCTGCCGGAGTTAATGAAAACACTGCAAGCGAAGCCGGGGTTGAATACCTGACAGCAAAATTTTCTGATGTAGACCGTCATCCTGGTACTTTAGATGATACACAGCCACTTACGGTAAGGCTTTTTGCTTCTGTTTCTGATGGAAGTATACTCGGTGGAGAAGTTTGGGGAGGCAAATCTTCAGGAGAAATTATTAATACCATAAGCATGGCCATTCAAAAAAGGGTAACAGTATACGAGTTGGTTTCTTTCCAGATCGGTACGCATCCACTTCTTACAACTGCACCCACAAAGAATGTGATGATTAAGGCGGCTGAAGGCATTATTGCTCAGCTTCACAAATAG
- a CDS encoding DUF6567 family protein, which translates to MKQLSFFILPFLLASCASHQGNINNTHTRTGENYTYVDLAVGYSKATYVFGIGGLNKDMLFAEAYRNMRMSYPLEPNQTLENLVVNSKRTWVGPVLKHEVITIADVVAWDNNLQIDYSDRYLNQFSKNKILSTNDFKLNDQVLMLDQKEIYSVRIVSLSDKNAVVFYNDKEGDFQLKKLNLSKLYWGEDANKQYNDYKVGDGVMFKKHVQQEFEDIEAFIRGLNQEKLLVFIQGLGLRSLEYDDIKKPDKKSEN; encoded by the coding sequence ATGAAACAGCTATCCTTTTTTATTTTGCCTTTTTTATTGGCTTCATGTGCATCGCACCAGGGGAATATTAACAATACCCATACCCGAACAGGTGAAAATTACACCTACGTCGATTTGGCAGTTGGTTACAGTAAAGCTACCTATGTCTTTGGTATAGGTGGTTTAAACAAAGATATGCTTTTTGCCGAAGCATACAGAAATATGCGCATGTCATATCCATTGGAACCGAATCAGACTTTAGAAAACCTGGTGGTAAACTCAAAACGAACCTGGGTTGGACCTGTCCTGAAGCATGAGGTAATTACTATTGCCGATGTTGTTGCATGGGATAATAATTTACAAATTGATTATTCCGATCGGTATTTAAATCAGTTTTCGAAAAACAAAATTTTATCAACTAATGACTTTAAGCTTAACGATCAGGTATTAATGCTGGACCAGAAAGAAATTTATTCAGTGCGCATAGTATCGCTGTCAGATAAGAATGCAGTTGTGTTTTATAATGATAAAGAGGGCGATTTTCAGTTGAAAAAATTAAACCTTTCAAAGCTATACTGGGGTGAGGACGCAAATAAACAATACAATGATTATAAAGTTGGAGATGGAGTAATGTTTAAAAAACATGTGCAGCAAGAATTTGAAGATATCGAGGCTTTTATAAGAGGTCTCAATCAGGAAAAATTACTTGTTTTTATTCAGGGACTGGGACTCCGTAGTTTAGAGTATGATGATATAAAGAAACCAGATAAAAAATCGGAAAATTAG
- a CDS encoding MFS transporter, which translates to MPAKNNKQNIIIIFSITLLAVMGVASLTPAFPTIARHFNLNMDEIGLLITAFTIPGIFMAPLMGILADRLGRKAVLIPSLILFGLAGAACAHTNNFNTLLILRVFQGLGAASLGSLNITIIGDLFEGNRRTTIMGYNASVLSIGTAFYPAIGGALALINWKFIFYLPLLAIPIAMWALTTLPTPRPENGQNVKNYFYSLWKIVNQPYVWALFSMNIFVFIILYGAYLTFLPSFLETKFQADSFEIGIIMSIMSITTAITATQLGKISKRFNKRLILTLSSIAYILALALLALSTNITMVIMAVIIYGFGQGLFIPTIQTLLAGIASVRERASIMSINSMVLRIGQSMGPVVMALFYIEEKFFFVFMAASAIALGILIINNIFMRFNTK; encoded by the coding sequence ATGCCGGCAAAAAACAACAAGCAAAACATAATAATAATCTTCTCAATTACATTATTAGCAGTGATGGGTGTAGCAAGCTTAACGCCAGCATTCCCCACAATAGCGCGACATTTCAACCTAAATATGGATGAAATAGGCTTATTAATTACAGCTTTCACCATACCGGGTATTTTTATGGCCCCTTTGATGGGGATACTGGCCGACAGGTTGGGTCGTAAAGCTGTGCTAATACCATCATTAATTCTTTTCGGACTGGCCGGCGCTGCTTGTGCTCATACAAACAATTTCAACACATTGCTTATCCTGAGAGTTTTTCAGGGACTCGGTGCAGCATCGTTGGGTTCACTAAATATTACAATAATTGGAGACCTTTTTGAAGGAAACCGACGCACCACAATAATGGGCTACAATGCAAGTGTACTCAGCATTGGAACCGCATTTTATCCTGCCATTGGTGGGGCCCTGGCATTGATTAACTGGAAATTCATTTTTTACCTACCATTACTAGCCATACCCATTGCTATGTGGGCACTAACCACATTACCGACACCCAGACCAGAAAATGGACAAAATGTAAAAAACTATTTCTATAGTTTATGGAAAATAGTGAATCAGCCCTATGTATGGGCGTTATTTTCCATGAATATTTTTGTTTTTATCATACTATATGGTGCATATTTAACATTCCTCCCTTCATTTTTAGAGACAAAATTCCAAGCTGACTCTTTTGAAATTGGAATCATTATGTCAATCATGTCAATAACCACAGCTATCACAGCAACTCAACTTGGTAAAATCTCAAAGCGATTCAATAAAAGACTCATTTTAACACTATCATCAATTGCGTATATATTAGCCCTTGCTTTACTGGCCTTGTCAACTAATATTACAATGGTAATAATGGCAGTCATTATATACGGATTTGGACAGGGATTATTTATTCCAACAATTCAGACTTTACTGGCCGGCATTGCATCTGTGAGGGAGCGAGCCTCCATAATGTCGATAAACAGCATGGTGTTGCGTATTGGCCAATCAATGGGACCTGTGGTTATGGCACTTTTCTATATAGAAGAAAAATTCTTTTTTGTGTTTATGGCCGCATCTGCAATTGCACTGGGAATCCTGATAATTAATAACATATTTATGCGTTTTAATACCAAATAG
- a CDS encoding ATP-binding protein encodes MDLSFNLKNFSRRKSLLYIALIALFGVFVVLYTINGVHNKMRDDLLQRAKIVAYGINIDRLKNLSGDTSDLNSADYLRIKQQLKDIRTTHDPCKYLYLMQEDPGGRIIFLVDAQNPSSEDYAPPGLVYSEVPKAYLTVFRTGTPATVGPITDRWGKLFTSLIPVKSENGEILAVLGMDVTVQDWNKTIVFRLIPLIAIVLVTVILVFYIQQVRYLRKERDAKEKVRKSRLHYKALFDLAADGIVTGDLKGNITRVNKSFCRITGYDEAELIGKPLDKLFPDEILAHKPLDYQRVLEGKTLRREREMTRKNGERITVEMHSSRIDSETLQSFFRDISRRIRNERIIREKNEELTAAEEELRTSNNELRSTNQLLEQQKSVLAQAKLKAEESDRLKSNFLANMSHEIRTPMNAIIGFSELILESEALEGTDAEPYLNTIIKQGNHLLQLINDIVDLSKIEANQITVTRKEVNVNEIIDDLFDAFQMKRFNKDQIEIRSEKSLPDEKSWIVTDELRLKQVFNNLLSNALKFTRAGTIAFGYKADSYGQITFFVSDTGIGIPKDKQAQVFERFHRLHDGHTSNYEGTGLGLSISKSLLEMLGGNITIESEEHQGSRFEFTVAQH; translated from the coding sequence TTGGATTTGTCATTTAATCTGAAAAATTTCTCAAGGAGAAAAAGCTTACTGTATATTGCGTTAATAGCTCTGTTTGGGGTTTTTGTAGTGCTTTATACCATAAATGGTGTACACAATAAAATGCGCGACGATTTATTGCAACGTGCCAAAATTGTTGCTTACGGAATTAATATAGATCGACTTAAAAACTTATCAGGTGATACATCAGACCTTAATTCAGCAGATTATTTGCGCATTAAACAACAACTTAAGGATATTCGTACTACTCATGATCCATGCAAGTACTTGTATCTAATGCAGGAGGATCCTGGGGGCCGTATTATTTTTCTGGTAGATGCACAAAACCCATCATCAGAAGATTATGCACCACCCGGTTTAGTTTATTCAGAGGTCCCGAAAGCGTATTTAACTGTTTTTAGAACCGGGACACCGGCTACAGTGGGGCCAATTACAGATCGGTGGGGCAAACTATTTACTTCACTTATTCCTGTTAAATCAGAAAATGGTGAAATACTAGCTGTGCTTGGAATGGATGTAACAGTGCAGGATTGGAATAAAACAATTGTTTTTCGCCTGATACCTTTAATTGCAATTGTTTTAGTTACGGTAATACTGGTGTTTTATATCCAGCAGGTCCGTTACCTTCGAAAAGAGCGCGACGCAAAGGAAAAAGTTCGTAAAAGCCGGCTTCATTACAAAGCGCTATTTGATCTTGCTGCCGATGGTATTGTTACCGGAGATTTAAAAGGCAATATTACCAGGGTTAATAAGAGTTTTTGCCGTATAACGGGATATGATGAGGCTGAGCTTATCGGAAAGCCTCTTGATAAACTTTTCCCGGATGAGATCCTGGCGCACAAACCCCTTGATTACCAGCGTGTACTTGAAGGAAAGACTTTGCGCAGAGAACGGGAAATGACACGGAAAAACGGAGAGCGGATTACTGTTGAAATGCATTCCAGTCGAATTGATAGCGAAACACTACAGTCTTTTTTTCGAGATATTAGTCGCCGTATTCGAAATGAACGCATTATCAGAGAAAAAAATGAAGAATTAACGGCTGCCGAAGAAGAATTACGCACATCGAACAATGAGCTTCGAAGCACCAACCAATTGCTTGAGCAACAAAAATCTGTCTTGGCCCAAGCAAAGCTTAAGGCTGAGGAGAGTGATCGTTTGAAGTCAAACTTTTTGGCCAACATGAGCCATGAAATACGGACCCCAATGAATGCCATTATCGGTTTTTCTGAATTAATACTGGAGAGCGAAGCTCTTGAAGGAACAGATGCCGAGCCCTATCTCAATACAATCATTAAGCAGGGCAACCACTTACTGCAATTGATTAATGATATTGTTGACCTTTCAAAAATTGAAGCCAACCAAATTACCGTTACCCGCAAAGAGGTTAATGTCAATGAAATAATAGATGACTTATTTGATGCCTTTCAGATGAAACGTTTTAATAAAGATCAAATCGAGATAAGAAGCGAGAAAAGCTTACCCGATGAAAAGAGCTGGATTGTTACAGATGAGTTGAGACTAAAACAAGTGTTCAATAATTTGCTTAGTAATGCGCTGAAGTTTACTCGAGCGGGAACAATAGCATTTGGCTATAAAGCTGATAGTTATGGGCAAATAACATTTTTTGTCAGCGATACCGGAATTGGTATTCCAAAAGACAAGCAAGCTCAGGTTTTTGAACGTTTTCATCGTTTGCATGATGGGCATACAAGCAACTACGAAGGTACAGGCCTGGGGCTGTCAATTAGCAAGAGCTTGTTAGAGATGCTCGGAGGAAATATTACAATCGAATCTGAAGAGCATCAGGGATCCCGGTTTGAATTTACTGTTGCTCAGCATTGA
- a CDS encoding four helix bundle protein produces MAKISRFEDLETWQLAREICNVVYEFTMFESFSRDFSLKDQIRRSSGSVMDNIAEGFERDGRKEFRQYLSIAKASCGETRSQLYRAFDLKYVSKEDFDTLYDLLIVESKKISAFIKYLQHSEFKGNKYKN; encoded by the coding sequence ATGGCAAAAATAAGTCGTTTTGAAGATTTGGAAACATGGCAATTAGCCAGAGAAATTTGTAATGTGGTATACGAATTTACAATGTTTGAATCTTTTTCGAGAGATTTTTCATTGAAAGATCAGATACGCAGATCGAGTGGTTCCGTAATGGATAATATTGCAGAAGGTTTTGAAAGAGATGGAAGAAAAGAATTTCGACAATATTTATCAATTGCTAAAGCATCTTGCGGAGAAACAAGATCACAATTGTACAGAGCTTTTGATTTAAAGTATGTCTCAAAAGAAGATTTTGATACATTATATGATCTGTTAATTGTTGAAAGTAAAAAGATAAGTGCATTTATAAAGTATCTGCAGCACTCAGAATTCAAAGGAAACAAGTACAAGAATTGA
- a CDS encoding XRE family transcriptional regulator: MKSTFFAQNIKLLRKRRKRTQDEVAAALDMKRSTLSGYENGVASPGLDALAGFANYFEIAIDTLIRVNMAELSESQLSELERGFDIFVKGSRLRVLTTTVDSDDDENIELVPEKAKAGYTTGYADPEYIRELPVFKLPFLDRQKKYRTFQVSGDSMLPVPEGAWITGEYIQDWSSINDNTPCIFVTRDEGVVFKIVENQLSDKQSFRLHSLNTLYEPYDLPVNDILEVWRFVHFISNDMPEPRLPQTDLIATVNKLREDVDMMRGQLGNNRRE; this comes from the coding sequence ATGAAATCGACATTTTTTGCTCAAAATATTAAACTGCTGCGCAAGCGACGCAAGCGCACGCAAGACGAAGTGGCTGCGGCGCTGGACATGAAGCGCTCGACCTTAAGCGGATATGAAAATGGCGTGGCTTCACCGGGGCTGGATGCCCTGGCCGGTTTTGCCAATTATTTCGAGATTGCCATTGATACGCTGATACGGGTCAACATGGCCGAACTGTCGGAGAGCCAACTATCGGAGTTGGAGCGGGGGTTCGATATTTTCGTGAAAGGCAGCCGCCTGCGCGTACTTACCACAACGGTTGACAGCGACGATGACGAAAACATTGAGTTGGTACCGGAAAAAGCCAAGGCCGGCTACACCACAGGCTACGCCGACCCGGAGTACATTCGCGAATTGCCCGTGTTCAAACTTCCGTTTCTTGACCGGCAGAAAAAATACCGCACGTTTCAGGTGAGCGGAGATTCGATGCTGCCCGTACCCGAAGGTGCATGGATTACGGGAGAGTACATTCAGGACTGGAGCAGCATCAATGACAATACGCCCTGCATTTTTGTAACCCGCGACGAAGGCGTTGTTTTTAAGATTGTGGAAAACCAACTCAGCGACAAACAATCGTTCCGCTTACATTCGCTCAATACGCTTTATGAACCTTACGATTTACCTGTGAACGATATTCTGGAAGTGTGGCGCTTTGTGCACTTCATTAGCAATGATATGCCCGAACCGCGATTGCCGCAAACAGACCTTATTGCCACCGTAAACAAGTTAAGGGAAGATGTAGATATGATGAGGGGGCAACTTGGAAATAACCGAAGAGAATAA
- a CDS encoding transposase, with amino-acid sequence MNIQTQSIYHIIFSTLNDENTLVKNGQRVLFKYIWEHLKNKNCELLRINGTANHLHLAVNISPIIPLDALIKDIKQSSTDFIGESHLFPTFAGWQDGYTAFTHSFKEKKELIDYIKKQEEYHQKSTFEEEISQLIKMHGLA; translated from the coding sequence ATGAATATTCAAACCCAAAGTATTTATCACATTATTTTTAGCACCCTAAATGATGAAAACACGCTGGTAAAAAATGGCCAACGTGTGCTTTTCAAATACATATGGGAGCATTTAAAGAATAAAAATTGTGAACTTCTACGAATTAACGGGACAGCGAATCACCTTCACCTTGCGGTGAATATTTCACCTATCATCCCTTTAGATGCGCTAATTAAAGATATAAAACAATCGAGTACTGATTTTATCGGCGAAAGCCACCTGTTCCCTACCTTTGCAGGGTGGCAGGATGGATATACGGCGTTTACACATTCGTTCAAAGAAAAGAAGGAGCTTATAGATTACATAAAAAAACAGGAGGAATACCACCAGAAAAGCACATTTGAAGAAGAGATTTCTCAATTAATAAAAATGCATGGTCTTGCTTAA
- the sfsA gene encoding DNA/RNA nuclease SfsA, producing MKFNKKLVHGRLIRRYKRFLADVKLEDGQEITAHCTNSGSMKTCLEEGAEVYLSPVDDPKRKTQFTWEMIMINGKWIGINTNHPNLLAYEAIRSGQVPGLRGYDEVKREVKFQDSRFDVMAKSDKETCFIEVKNVTMKDGDFALFPDAKTERGRKHLQTLIRVKEESLRAVMFYVVQRMDVAKAGPAVDIDPAYADALKKAIDSGVEVIAMQAEVSPDGIDLVKETPFQWPH from the coding sequence ATGAAATTTAATAAGAAACTTGTGCATGGCCGTCTAATAAGACGATATAAACGCTTCTTAGCCGATGTAAAACTTGAAGATGGACAGGAAATAACTGCCCATTGTACGAATTCAGGCAGTATGAAAACCTGCCTGGAAGAGGGCGCCGAGGTTTATTTAAGTCCTGTAGACGATCCAAAACGGAAAACCCAATTCACATGGGAGATGATTATGATTAATGGCAAATGGATCGGAATTAATACCAATCATCCCAATTTGCTGGCCTATGAAGCTATTCGAAGTGGCCAGGTTCCAGGCTTACGTGGTTATGATGAAGTAAAAAGAGAAGTGAAGTTTCAGGACAGCCGGTTTGACGTGATGGCTAAAAGCGATAAAGAAACCTGTTTTATAGAAGTGAAGAATGTAACCATGAAAGATGGTGACTTTGCACTTTTTCCTGACGCCAAAACTGAGCGTGGCCGCAAACACCTGCAAACATTAATTCGCGTAAAAGAAGAGAGCTTACGGGCAGTAATGTTTTATGTGGTACAGCGCATGGATGTTGCCAAAGCAGGACCTGCAGTGGATATCGATCCAGCCTATGCCGATGCTTTAAAAAAGGCCATTGATTCAGGTGTGGAGGTCATTGCCATGCAGGCTGAAGTTTCTCCTGATGGAATTGATCTGGTAAAGGAGACTCCATTTCAATGGCCGCATTAA